In Haliotis asinina isolate JCU_RB_2024 chromosome 15, JCU_Hal_asi_v2, whole genome shotgun sequence, one DNA window encodes the following:
- the LOC137265233 gene encoding NACHT domain- and WD repeat-containing protein 1-like, which translates to MATRKVFDGVFQDLPAKESKTIRIFFSSTFTDMTVERNMLMKESVPRLRDYCLARGLDFQVVDMRWGVREETSVDQMTTEMCLREVNNCQEISMGPNFVVFLGDRYGSCPLPSTVPVTDFRVFHRVAMAMGKDIYLLDKWYLLDNNAEPPVYQLQPITNLLPHYNDQDPAKQHLQEKDQKRWREVQSTLLSLYHDLAQEAFRTGHLDQQAYDRYFMSVTESEICGGIVEAAETDNKVLVFHRVLNNINTQHPLAWRFIDVDNEGKVDMKAKDRREKLTLKKIPEALASSQVHQYNIEWTDNCVDPQDPKHLVYLQTLCATFQSSMEKMIDASLDKQSSYANDDLYSEVLHHIHFSVKKSEIFFGREEELKDIQGKLNKVVNISEDMDEDASSSVDGTEEEVEEEEEEEEEEVGGRDKHSDQIKDFLDSMGVKYHLGDTFDDYDSDPSKNPQLEQIQLPAMKSFKRPVVIHGESGSGKTALMAQIAKLSSSWFPKSVLIVRYLGTSPQSSSIREVLVSICRQIWTVFSIPKGSGIDLNTDYQYLLSYFNALLWRVNCSSKPLVIIFDSVDQLLPSDHAHTINWLPTKTPPHVHILVSMMPKVNNCLDNIQHHLPFTEQYVQLSVFSKEAGEKMVSAQCSRKGRCLTRLQKNFLMEHFAQCPQPLFLKLIVDEAITWKSFTPLSDIQVGNTVRAAINKLFDKMERSHGFVITSKAFGYLCAARQGLGDTEMEDLLSLDDDVLQDTYLYHLPPDPNIIRLPPLLWKRIRSDISEYLTERQSGNKVVVNWYHRQFSEVAGQRYLPASLQKMFHTSLAEYFSGKWSDMEKPLELYKIKTGSYPNAMRQVPAQPLEYENVYNVRKLQELPYHLVKCGDLDTFHGTVACNFHWLYAMCHVMSLTDVLNDLRMAMASLDSTGDIDNVALYDDIKFVNDMLILGSDFIRKSPSNLATQIVSQLGPSYSGSAGITGLLQAAYTWLSTGNHPHLLPEGKTMPSPGGCLLSSINVDINILGNDRVFGSCMVLQESKHKLYVTDQQPSDGSDRLRVYDLDDNMTCMTVDDLNRKVRSIQFKAAEKLLLVETFRNSTKYSYTSYFDVYDGSLSAPFNLDCKPGNACVSDSGRLLAWSDGEKQQIKIGMFKKNGRGIDIKHELQSKPSYVQFSRDEKHLITLSKTAARIYDCQSGEMTADIVPDNNPFNFNDGDFDYGRSTFVTKDNKFIHQGFGYNEKNHLFVNKIPSGDLLFQLEGYKEYSLELCVLDSKEEFLLGGPSSTSVINGDINKQAKLFKLTAGELVSQLDCTNGPYVALKLFGDRELWALVAGYGSAEIKLVSLGHRETPLSEPVHLQSVTDHSQAILQYVISSDEKLMFSASADNTIKLWDLPRLLEESKELYSQKQATNKDEEEKKKSLDIQDVGQSSTLKFSKDDKQLFMCTKYGCLLKRDMVTGNTDLVLEAERMRTRRKLMCLTSSGRHLAVPGNKKVLVLDVQTSKLVYDLQHVSRQVDCLAEGGNILIAGTAGMEAKGRIWNLDNGEAVRDVTFLYSFYETAINSTGTRIIMTMFDYPIIMNVYLQENESDSLVGQPDTDMSACCGAGFTPDDRLAVACSGDGSIRVMDAETNRYMYRMRQRSSITNMTFSPDSKNLLTSGFRSIYVWSMSDGSLACKLTRHQSFIVCMEFSRGGQFLVTTSQDKNIVVWDFEKKVSLCSYHAHCQVNAMAVVSDLSAIAYAPENVTSVAVLKPNERLNQMLEGTYVQTVSESVKKAQALALAFSSQGVKKQTSAACTIL; encoded by the exons ATATGACTGTGGAGAGGAACATGTTGATGAAGGAGTCAGTGCCCCGGCTCAGAGACTACTGTCTGGCCCGAGGACTAGACTTCCAG GTGGTGGACATGCGATGGGGTGTGAGGGAAGAAACATCAGTGGACCAAATGACAACAGAGATGTGCCTGAGGGAAGTCAACAATTGCCAAGAAATCTCAATGGGCCCAAATTTTGTG GTGTTCCTTGGTGATCGATATGGCAGTTGCCCTCTACCATCCACCGTGCCTGTCACTGATTTCAGGGTTTTTCATCGTGTTGCTATGGCAATGGGTAAAGACATTTACCTCCTGGATAAATGGTATCTCCTTGACAACAATGCTGAACCACCAGTTTACCAGTTACAGCCAATCACAAACCTTCTACCTCATTACAATGACCAAGACCCAGCCAAACAGCATCTTCAAGAAAAA GACCAGAAGAGATGGAGAGAAGTTCAGAGCACACTACTATCACTTTACCATGATCTGGCACAGGAGGCTTTCCGGACTGGACACCTTGACCAGCAAGCATATGACAGATACTTTATGTCAG TGACCGAGAGTGAGATATGTGGCGGTATTGTCGAAGCAGCAGAGACAGACAACAAAGTTCTTGTGTTCCATCGAGTCctcaacaacatcaacacacAGCACCCTCTAGCAT GGAGATTCATTGATGTAGATAATGAGGGCAAAGTTGACATGAAGGCCAAGGATCGTCGTGAGAAGTTAACCCTAAAGAAGATACCTGAAGCTTTGGCCTCGAGTCAGGTGCATCAGTACAACATTGAGTGGACAGACAATTGTGTTGACCCCCAAGACCCAAAACATCTGGTCTACCTACAGACTCTGTGTGCCACCTTCCAGAGCAGCATGGAGAAGATGATTGATGCCAGCCTCGACAAACAGTCATCGTATGCCAATGATGACCTTTACTCTGAGGTTCTCCATCATAtacatttcagtgtcaaaaaGAGTGAGATATTCTTTGGTAGGGAAGAGGAGCTAAAAGACATTCAGGGAAAACTGAACAAGGTTGTAAACATATCTGAGGACATGGATGAAGATGCATCATCATCTGTGGATGGGACTGAGGAGGaagtggaggaggaggaggaagaggaggaagaggaggtgGGTGGTAGAGATAAACATTCAGACCAAATAAAGGATTTTCTTGACTCCATGGGAGTGAAATACCATTTGGGTGATACCTTTGATGACTATGATTCAGATCCATCCAAGAACCCTCAGCTTGAACAGATTCAGCTTCCCGCTATGAAGTCATTCAAGAGACCAGTTGTAATCCATGGAGAATCAGGAAGTGGGAAAACAGCTCTCATGGCACAAATTGCTAAACTTTCTAGTTCCTGGTTTCCTAAATCAGTGCTGATTGTGCGGTACCTTGGAACATCTCCTCAGTCTAGCTCAATCCGAGAAGTTCTTGTCAGCATCTGCAGACAAATCTGGACTGTTTTCAGTATCCCGAAAGGCTCTGGTATTGACCTAAACACAGACTATCAGTATCTACTCTCCTACTTCAATGCACTTCTGTGGAGGGTGAACTGTTCCAGTAAACCACTTGTCATCATCTTTGACTCAGTGGATCAGCTACTGCCCTCAGATCATGCTCACACCATCAACTGGCTGCCCACAAAGACCCCACCACATGTCCACATCTTGGTGTCCATGATGCCAAAGGTCAACAACTGTCTGGACAACATCCAGCATCACCTGCCCTTCACAGAACAGTATGTGCAGCTCTCGGTTTTCTCAAAAGAAGCTGGGGAAAAGATGGTGTCAGCCCAATGCAGCAGAAAAGGGCGTTGTTTGACGAGACTTCAGAAAAACTTCCTAATGGAGCACTTTGCCCAGTGCCCCCAGCCCCTGTTCCTGAAGCTGATCGTGGATGAAGCTATCACCTGGAAGTCCTTCACCCCACTGTCTGACATCCAGGTTGGGAACACCGTGAGGGCGGCCATCAATAAACTGTTTGACAAGATGGAGCGGTCACATGGCTTTGTAATCACCAGCAAAGCATTTG GGTACCTGTGTGCTGCTCGTCAAGGGTTGGGAGACACAGAGATGGAGGACTTGCTTTCTCTGGATGATGATGTCCTTCAGGATACATATCTTTATCATCTCCCACCTGACCCAAACATAATACGTCTGCCACCTTTGCTATGGAAACGGATCCGCAGTGACATTTCAGAGTACTTGACAGAACGCCAGTCTGGCAACAAGGTTGTTGTGAACTGGTACCATCGCCAGTTCTCCGAAGTTGCAGGTCAGAGGTATTTACCTGCATCtttgcagaaaatgtttcacacTTCTCTTGCTGAGTATTTTTCTGGGAAATGGAGTGACATGGAGAAGCCTCTAGAACTCTATAAAATCAAGACAGGCTCGTACCCTAATGCCATGCGACAAGTTCCAGCACAGCCCCTGGAGTATGAGAatgtgtacaatgtgagaaAGCTGCAGGAACTGCCCTATCACCTGGTCAAGTGTGGCGACCTTGACACATTCCATGGCACAGTTGCCTGTAACTTCCACTGGCTGTACGCtatgtgtcatgtcatgtcactcACTGATGTCCTCAATGACTTGAGGATGGCCATGGCAAGTCTGGACTCAACAGGAGACATTGACAATGTTGCACTCTATGATGACATCAAGTTCGTCAATGACATGCTCATCCTTGGTAGTGACTTTATCCGAAAGAGTCCATCTAACCTGGCAACAcag ATTGTGTCCCAGCTGGGCCCCAGCTACAGTGGGTCCGCAGGGATCACCGGCTTACTCCAGGCTGCTTACACCTGGCTGAGCACAGGGAACCACCCCCACCTCCTACCAGAGGGGAAGACCATGCCGAGCCCTGGAGGGTGCCTACTCAGCTCCATCAATGTGGACATCAACATCCTTG GCAATGACCGTGTATTTGGAAGCTGTATGGTCCTGCAGGAATCCAAGCACAAGTTGTATGTGACAGACCAGCAACCAAGTGATGGCAGTGACCGTCTGAGAGTGTATGACCTGGATGACAATATGACCTGCATGACAGTAGATGACCTCAATAGGAAGGTCAGATCCATTCAGTTCAAGGCCGCAGAAAA GTTGCTTCTGGTTGAAACTTTCCGAAACAGCACCAAATACAGTTACACCAGCTACTTCGATGTGTATGACGGCTCGCTCTCTGCCCCCTTCAACCTCGACTGTAAGCCTGGCAATGCTTGTGTGTCCGACTCGGGTAGATTGCTTGCCTGGTCTGATG GcgaaaaacaacaaatcaagaTTGGAATGTTCAAGAAAAATGGACGAGGCATTGATATCAAGCATGAGCTTCAAAGTAAACCGAGCTATGTCCAGTTTTCTCGTGATGAGAAACACCTAATTACCCTGTCTAAAACAGCTGCCCGTATCTATGACTGTCAATCTGGAGAGATGACTGCAGATATCGTCCCGGATAATAATCCCTTTAATTTCAATGATGGAGATTTTGATTATGGCCGTTCGACCTTTGTCACAAAAGACAACAAATTTATTCATCAAGGCTTTGGGTATAACGAGAAAAATCATCTGTTTGTGAACAAAATCCCTTCTGGGGATCTCCTGTTCCAGTTGGAGGGATATAAGGAATATAGCTTGGAACTATGTGTTCTTGATTCAAAGGAAGAATTCCTCCTAGGGGGACCGTCATCCACCTCTGTTATCAATGGAGATATTAACAAACAAGCCAAACTTTTCAAACTCACTGCTGGAGAGTTGGTGTCCCAACTTGATTGTACAAATGGACCATATGTAGCTTTGAAACTGTTTGGAGACAGAGAGTTGTGGGCTCTTGTTGCTGGTTATGGCAGTGCTGAGATCAAGCTGGTCTCTTTAGGACATCGAGAAACACCTCTATCCGAACCAGTTCatttgcagtcagtcacagaccACAGTCAGGCTATTCTGCAATATGTTATTTCATCAGATGAAAAATTGATGTTTTCAGCATCTGCTGATAACACAATCAAGCTTTGGGACCTGCCTCGTCTTCTTGAAGAGTCAAAAGAGCTATATTCCCAGAAACAAGCAACAAATAAAGATGAGGAGGAAAAGAAAAAGTCACTGGATATTCAAGATGTTGGACAGAGCTCGACATTGAAATTCTCAAA AGATGACAAGCAGCTGTTCATGTGCACGAAGTATGGGTGTCTCCTAAAGCGAGACATGGTGACAGGCAATACTGACCTGGTGCTTGAGGCTGAACGGATGAGAACACGACGAAAACTGATGTGCCTGACCTCCAGTGGACGACACCTTGCTGTTCCCGGAAACAAGAAAGTCCTGGTCCTGGATGTCCAAACAT CCAAGTTGGTGTATGATCTACAACATGTGAGTCGCCAGGTTGACTGTCTGGCAGAAGGGGGCAACATCCTCATTGCTGGGACTGCTGGCATGGAGGCCAAAGGCAGGATATGGAATCTGGACAATG GTGAGGCTGTACGTGATGTGACCTTTCTGTACTCTTTCTATGAGACTGCCATCAACAGCACAGGAACAAGG ATTATCATGACCATGTTTGACTACCCAATCATAATGAATGTCTACTTACAAGAGAATGAAAGTGACTCCCTGGTAGGGCAGCCAGACACTGACATGAGTGCTTGCTGTGGTGCCGGCTTCACCCCAGATGACAGGCTAGCTGTAGCTTGTTCCGGTGATGGCTCCATACGGGTCATGGATGCTGAAACAAATCGTTACATGTACAGGATGCGTCAGAGGTCATCCATCACCAACATGACCTTCTCCCCAGATAGCAAGAACCTTCTGACATCAGGCTTCCGGTCCATCTATGTCTGGAGCATGTCTGATGGAAGTCTGGCATGCAAGCTGACCAGACATCAGTCCTTCATTGTGTGTATGGAGTTTTCGCGAGGTGGTCAGTTCCTGGTGACTACCAGTCAGGACAAGAACATCGTGGTTTGGGACTTTGAGAAGAAAGTCTCCCTCTGCTCCTACCATGCCCACTGCCAGGTGAATGCAATGGCTGTTGTATCAGACCTGTCAGCCATAGCCTATGCTCCTGAGAATGTGACCAGTGTGGCAGTGTTGAAGCCCAATGAGAGACTGAACCAGATGCTGGAGGGAACCTACGTCCAAACAGTGTCAGAGTCAGTGAAAAAGGCTCAAGCCCTGGCTCTTGCCTTCTCAAGTCAAGGAGTCAAGAAGCAAACTTCAGCAGCGTGTACAATACTTTAA